A window of the Pungitius pungitius chromosome 3, fPunPun2.1, whole genome shotgun sequence genome harbors these coding sequences:
- the LOC119220956 gene encoding GATA zinc finger domain-containing protein 14-like, which translates to MWKLLTPFLFLSVPLNADGQVYKAVGDTVVLTARSVGAPITNIVWKQGADLAADWSSGGQTFYRNFKGHSTLNNLTGALTITGLTPDHSGVYAAEINFNNQANSFHLQVISPVSKPAVSKQCDPQMTLCNLTCEGNTTGAEPVTYRWSLRDRSVGSTQVLNVERGEVGTERSYSCVLENPVSKENATVTVTFPLPQRSRLWMIPAFFLLAAIVIVVIVCVRKYKSKTANRSHSGLRFTKVPQDDQRPIDHKTTDHETINIETANHQTTDQGTTNQESTNHETTNQESTNHETTNQGTTNQESTNHETTNQESTNQGSTNQESTNHETTNQESTNHQTTNQGTTNQESTNHETTNQESTNHETTNQESTNQGSTNQESTNHETTNQESTNHETTNQESTNHETTNQESTNHETTNQESTNHETTHQESPNHETTNQESTNHETTNQESTNHETTNQESTNHETTNQESTNHETTNQESTNHETTNQESTNHETTNQESTNHETTHQESPNHETTNQESTNQESTNHETTNHESTNQETTNHETNNHETTNHESTNQETTNHQTTNQESTNHQTTNQGTTNQESTNHETTNQESTNHETTNQESTNHETTNQESTNHETTNQESTNHETTNQESTNHETTNQESTNHETTHQESPNHETTNQESTNQESTNHETTNHESTHQESTNQKTTNHETTNQETTNHESTNHESTNHESTNQETTNHESTNQETTNHESTNQETTNHESTNLESC; encoded by the exons ATGTGGAAGCTGCTGACTCCGTTTCTGTTTCTCTCGGTGCCGTTAAACGCCG ACGGGCAGGTTTATAAAGCCGTGGGTGACACAGTGGTCCTCACAGCGCGCAGTGTGGGGGCACCCATCACAAACATCGTGTGGAAACAAGGAGCAGACCTCGCTGCAGACTGGTCCTCGGGGGGTCAGACCTTCTACCGCAACTTTAAAG gccacagCACGTTGAATAATTTGACCGGAGCGCTGACCATCACGGGCCTGACTCCAGACCACAGCGGCGTCTACGCAGCAGAGATCAACTTCAACAACCAAGCCAACTCCTTTCATCTCCAGGtcatct CTCCTGTCTCCAAGCCCGCTGTCTCCAAACAGTGTGACCCCCAGATGACCTTGTGTAACCTCACCTGTGAAGGCAACACCACGGGCGCCGAGCCGGTGACCTACCGGTGGAGCCTACGCGACCGCTCTGTGGGCTCAACCCAGGTGTTGAACGTAGAGAGG GGCGAGGTCGGGACGGAGAGGAGCTACTCGTGTGTTCTGGAGAACCCGGTCAGCAAAGAGAACGCCACCGTCACCGTCACCTTCCCCCTCCCTCAAA GGAGCAGGTTGTGGATGATACCAGCATTCTTCCTTCTAGCAGCCATTGTGAttgttgtgattgtgtgtgtccgcaaatacaaaagcaaaacaG CCAACAGGAGTCACTCAG GATTAAGGTTTACAAAAGTACCTCAAG atGATCAGAGGCCCATTGACCACAAAACAACTGACCATGAAACAATCAACATAGAAACAGCCAACCATCAAACAACCGACCAAGGAACCACcaaccaagaatcaaccaaccatgaaaccaccaaccaagaatcaaccaaccatgAAACAACCAACCAAGGAACCACCAACCAAGAATCGACCAACCATGAAACCACcaaccaagaatcaaccaaccaagGATCAACcaaccaagaatcaaccaaccatgaaaccaccaaccaagaatcaaccaaccatCAAACAACCAACCAAGGAACCACcaaccaagaatcaaccaaccatgaaaccaccaaccaagaatcaaccaaccatgaaaccaccaaccaagaatcaaccaaccaagGATCAACcaaccaagaatcaaccaaccatgaaacaaccaaccaagaatcaaccaaccatgaaacaaccaaccaagaatcaaccaaccatgaaacaaccaaccaagaatcaaccaaccatgaaaccaccaaccaagaatcaaccaaccatgAAACAACCCACCAAGAATCACCCAACCATGAAACAACcaaccaagaatcaaccaaccatgaaacaaccaaccaagaatcaaccaaccatgaaacaaccaaccaagaatcaaccaaccatgaaacaaccaaccaagaatcaaccaaccatgaaacaaccaaccaagaatcaaccaaccatgaaacaaccaaccaagaatcaaccaaccatgaaaccaccaaccaagaatcaaccaaccatgAAACAACCCACCAAGAATCACCCAACCATGAAACAACcaaccaagaatcaaccaaccaagaatcaaccaaccatgAAACAACCAACCATGAATCAACCAACCAAGAAACAACCAACCATGAAACAAACAACCATGAAACAACCAACCACGAATCAACCAACCAAGAAACAACCAACCATCAAACCACcaaccaagaatcaaccaaccatCAAACAACTAACCAAGGAACCACcaaccaagaatcaaccaaccatgaaacaaccaaccaagaatcaaccaaccatgaaacaaccaaccaagaatcaaccaaccatgaaacaaccaaccaagaatcaaccaaccatgaaacaaccaaccaagaatcaaccaaccatgaaacaaccaaccaagaatcaaccaaccatgaaaccaccaaccaagaatcaaccaaccatgAAACAACCCACCAAGAATCACCCAACCATGAAACAACcaaccaagaatcaaccaaccaagaatcaaccaaccatgAAACAACCAACCATGAATCAACCcaccaagaatcaaccaaccaaaAAACAACCAACCATGAAACAACCAACCAAGAAACAACTAACCATGAATCAACCAACCATGAATCAACCAACCATGAATCAACCAACCAAGAAACAACCAACCATGAATCAACCAACCAAGAAACAACCAACCATGAATCAACCAACCAAGAAACAACCAACCATGAATCAACCAACCTCGAGAGTTGTTAG